The Halococcus hamelinensis 100A6 nucleotide sequence TACCAGACTCGTACAGCATGGTGGATTCATCCGAAATTGAGACGCTGACCCCTGGTATGTCCTCACGATCGAGCCATTCTTCTAAAAAAGAATCAATCGCCTCAACTTTGGAATCTGCAGTCCCATGGCACCGATGAGTCATTTTTCTATTGTTTGTTAGTCATTGCGTATCCTTATCAGACCACCGACTGAGTCTCCACCACTCCTCCTGTGGCCGATTGAGCGCTCGATAGACTGCACGAAGGTGAAACATATGCCACTTCGGGTCGCCAAACGAGAGGTCGTGATCTACGATGGCGGCCCCATAGGTTCGATAAGCAGGCGGATTTGGTATGCTGCTGTTACATTGGGACATGACTGTTCAAGGCACAAGCGACCGAAAGTGTGTATGCTGGGTCTTTGGCCTACCCCGATGTTTGCAAACGTGGACGATGACCTTCCTTGTTAATACTCACTTCGCGCTTTTCTGTATCACCCTCGCTGGTTTGAGCAGACCGCTCAAATTCTCTATTTGTGAAGTACGGTGGATCCGCGTATACTTCAGAAATGTCCCAATCTAACAGCTCGATGACTCCGTTTGGGATCAATGCCACTTTTTGAAAAGAACTCACATACTTCTGCAGCTATCGCAGCTCGACATATCGCTCGCAGGGTAACACCTGCTTTGATGACACGACCATTTCCAATACTTTCGAGCTACAAACATATACTATATTCCGAGAACCGGTGTAGCGAATCAGCATAGCCGATCTTGAGCTATATGGCGCTATTGTCCAGTATACTTGTTGAGATCACCTTCAAATGCTCGTTCAACTCCAGAATAAGCGTATCGCTATCGGCGGCAACCTGTACTTCGCATCGCCATGGGTCTTTGCAGGTTACGACTGTACAACGGTCATCAACGCAAAAGCCGATTTCCCAAAACGGTGCGACATCAACCGGTAATTCCCGATTCCGGAGGAATTCTCGTACTGGCTTTTCATTGAGAAGAAGCATACCAATGCTCGGATACAGTCGATTTCCACATCGGGTACACTTATAGCCTGCATCCCGGCTGGCGGTCGTATCGGAGTCGTTTCGTTCGACGAACGGCTTCATCGGACCGAAACAGGCCGGGCAAACACCCTCTCGTGCGAGCCTCATGTGTGTCCGGACATGCTGGTCGAAGGTGTGGAGGAATTCGGATGGCGATCGCCCGGCAAGCCCACCCGGTGGAAATGGATAGCGCGTCAGTCGGGTTTCACAAGCCCTGCAATCGATTTCCATCCACTCGTCCTGATACGTCGCTTCAAGAGCATCCGTTTCGCATCGCGGGCAGGTCCCTGCTATCGAGGTTGCAGCGAACTCATCACGCTGGTTGTATATCCCCGCGAGGATCGCGGTTGCGACCTTCCAACCAGCGTAGCGGAAGGCGTACCCTTCGTTAGTATGCTTGAGGAAATGGCCGGTGAGCTCGTCCAAGTGATAGCTGAACTGCGAACTGACGTCTGCACCCGCTTCCGCCTGGAGTGCTGAAAACGACGCCGGGTACTCTTTCTCAGTCCGCAGGATGTCGAGCAACGCTTGAAGAATCCTCACGCGATGTTCGTTTCCGAGAAGCGCGAATGCATCCGCCGGTAGGAGATCCGCTGGAGCTGACGCGTCGTCGCCATCGTCCATGATACAGGGTTATACTAGTCAGACATGAATTCCGGTATCAGTCGTTCATCATTTTCGTGAATGGCTCGGCAACCGAGAGGTGACAATGCATCTACTAAAACTCATGGTAGCTAACACTTTTCGACAGTACACACTCACAAAACGGTATGCGGGCACCAGAGCTCAAAGCGTGGTGGAACAACAGTGAGCAGCGATGCTGACCGGTAAGTGGCAGCGACCGCCGCTATTTGTTCTCAAGTACTATGCTTATCGAGCGACGGTCACGTTCGGGTTCTTTTGGCCGGTGTTTACGATCTTCCTTCTCGACCGTGGACTCAGCTACACGCAGATCGGTTTGCTGAACAGTCTCTCAGCTGGGATCATCGTCATTGGTGAGATTCCAAGCGGATATATCGGCGATCGGATTGGCCGACGAAACAGTATACTCGTCGGGTCAGGATTGCTTTCTGTATCGCTGATTGGGTTCACCGTCGTCAAAACGTTCCTTGCGTTCGCGGTTCTCTGGGTGTTTTGGGGGCTTGGATCGGCGTTTCAGTCCGGAAGCGATGATGCATGGTTGTACGAGGCGCTCGAAGATCGCTCGGACGAATCCCAGTACACTCGTATCCGAGGACGTGGCGGGTCGGTCAATCAGTGGATGACTGCCGGAACAACTCTCGTTGCCGGGGGATTGTATAGCCTCAATCCACGACTTCCATTCCTTGCCGGTGGACTACTCGTCGCAAGTTCGATTCCGGTTTTGCTTTCGCTGCCGAAAGCAGGTGAGAACGAGACAGAGGATGACCGATTCACCGTTCTCGATGCACTTCCAGTGCTCCGCCGTCGATTAACCCAGCCGCCACTCCGGTCGTTCGTGGTGTATATGGCGTTGTTCTTCGGAATTATCAGTGCTGCTGACGAGTTCATCCAGCCGATCGCAACGCAAGCACTCTTTCTCTCTCCGACGGGTTTGGGACCGCTCTACGCGGGATTTACTGTCACAGCCGCGATTGCGAGTTACTTTGCCGGCGACATCGAGAAGCTGCTCTCAACGCAGTGGGCTATCCTGTTGGTACCGACGCTGGTGGGTGTGTTTTTCATCGTTCCACTGCTGGCACCGCTTGCAGCGTTCCCACTGTTCTTCGTGATGAAATCCGCAAACGTAGTAGTACGTCCGATAGCTACCAATTATATTAATCGACACGCGGAATCAGTCGGACGAGCGACCATCTTAAGCGCTGCCTCAATGGCGTATGCGCTGGTACGGCTCCCGATGAAGCCATTGAGCGGAGTGGTTGCGGACGCGACGACACCGATCGCCGCGGTCGCTGCCCTCGGCGGGGTGTTTCTGCTCGGAGGGACCATCGTCGTTCTCTGGGAAACACCGGTTAGTGATATCAGGGGTAAGGTGAGCGAATCCACCGATTAGAAACCAGCGCAAGCATCGCTGCACACATAACAGGCGACCGGAATCTGCTCTCCACTGATTCGAGCGACTGTTTCCACAAACCACTGTGACTCGCCAGCGATTTCAACCAAGCACCACGGTCTGATTCCCTTTTTTCCAGTGTTCGAAGGAATTCACGACACGCGTATAATCTCGCATCTGATCTCGAATCTCCTGAGCCTCTGGAAGCGTGAAGAAGCGAGCATCGCTCACTTCAGAAGCAGCAGCAACATCGCCGTCAGTATGTGAGTAATCGACGACGTACCCGATCGAAAGGACGTATTTCTCATTTAGCGAGCTATGCCTCGTATCAAGTAAGGTGAGAGCAGCCGGATCGACCTCTAAGTTGGTTTCTTCACGCAGCTCACGAGCAGCTCCTAATGCAGGTGGCTCGTCTGGCTCGAGAGCGCCCCCAGGTGATGCCCATGCACCAACATCCGGGGGAATTGCTCGCTTGATGAGGAGCGCCTTGTTCCTGTCTCGAACGACCACACCAACGCATGGCTTGGCGTTTTGCCAGATGAATCGCTCACAATCAGGACAGTACTGTCGTTCTCTCCCTTCGAAAGACCTCTGAGCGAGTACAGTACCACAGTCCGGGCAATAGGTTGCAGGGCGCTCAGTCATATTTAGCGCTCACTCGGAGCCGTCTTTAGCATATCCTATGGATGGCTCTTCTTGAACCCCCTGTCAGCAACCACTGGGCTATCGACAGAGGTACTTGGAGCTAGAGAGAGCTTCGGGGTTTATTCTCAAGTACGAAGGCTATCGACCCGTGCGGCAGCAAACGGTACCAGCATTTCATCCGGGTGAAGCCCACTATGCATCCCAATTTTTGAGAGAGAATTATCGCTCTCCACGTATCCTCTGCGAGGGATAACGAGTAAATCCGGACACCGCTGATTAAAATACTTGCTCGGTTCTCGATCTCCAAACAACCCCATGTCAATAATTTGCTCGCGACCGAAAACGAGCGGATCAAGCATTGCTAGCTCTTTCTCAAGTTTCGTACGGAGCAGACCTTGGTGTCCCTCTCGGACGTGAAACTGAAGATTACGTGGACCCCCTTGAATTGGAATTGGTTCACTCGATCCATCTGTCTTCAGATGCGCATCGACGTCAAGTGTTCTCTTGCTGATGCGCTCCTTGGGAACTGTGTCTATCTGACCGTGATCAGCCACTAGAAGCAATAATGTTCGTTCTGCCACTGTCGGATCAAGCTTCTCAACAACCTCACGCTCAAGTGCATAGCAGATACTTCCGAGTTGAGCGTCAGTCTGGTCGTGAGAAACGCCTTCTTTATGTGAAATTGAGTCCACATTCGGAAGATAGCAGTAACAGTAGGTTGGTTCTTTAGCGTGTTCTAAGTGCTCACGAACCTGGTAAGCTGCCTGTACGGTATCCTCATAGTTTCGTATTTGAGCTCCCCCATTGACCTGTGCGTCGTACGGGTTTCCCCCGATGCCTTTGGGTAGAACGAGCAGCGACTCAGCGTCAAGACGCTCGTAGATAGTTCGTTCATCGATTAGCGCTGTAGCATCGGTATTCTCGCGAACCTCTGAAAGAGCTGTACGGTCACGGTTTGCAAATAGGAGTGCCTGGACGGTGCCACCTAATGATTCGACATGTGTATTCCACCCCAAGATACCGTGTTCAACTGGCTGCTGGCCTGTGTGAATTGTTGAGATCGCCGCCGCTGTCGCACTCGGGTATCCTGCTGTTAGCGGTGTAACCGTAGCGTGCTTTGCCAATTTTGTCAGGAATGAGTGCTCGTCTCGAGCACGCTGAAAATGGTTCCAACCGAATCCATCGACGAACGCAAGCACGACGTGCTCAATGTCGGTCGCTACGTTCTCAAAAACGGTTTCCGGAAGAGATCTGTCAGCCTCCTCGCCGAAGAGCGATAACACAGTATCTGGAATGTTAGCAAAACAGTAGTCCTCCCAAGCCGGCCTGACAAACCCGGGTGCAAGTTCGTCCTTGCGAAGGTCCTCAGCCACAGATTCGTGAAGCATAGTAGTTACTCAGAAGTCGAGTAACTAAACAATGGGGACGAACGCTGGAGCCGTGAGGGTAATGAATGTATTCCAGTGAGGTCATCTCTATTAGCCGGATATGCGGTCTCTAAACAACGATAGTAGAGCTTTATTGAAACCGAGGAGGTGAACTGCATGGAAACATCGGTGACGCACCAAGCGACATTGCGGATGCACGAATAATGCAGCCAGTTTTACTATGGCAACCAGTCAGCGAATCTCGTCCCGATATATACTGCGATGATTATCAGCGGCAGACCCAGGAGAACAGCCATTGCCGTAGCTGGGAATAATACGACGAAACTCCACCCTACACCACTGAGCGACCATCCTGCTTCAGAAGCCGGGCGAATTACCGACCATCCGTAGGTGACGAGATAAACTATAGCTACCTCAGCAAACATTGCTCCTGGGCAGAGGAAGAAAACAAATGCTAACTGATCGATAACATCGTCTATCGTGACTGGGTAGCGGTATGTCGTCCGAGAGATGAATACTGGATAGGCGATAAGGAGAAAGATAGCTGGAAGCAGTCCGAAATTTAGCCCCGAAAGCGAGGGCGAGAGGTCCAGAGTTGGCCACCATCCAGTCGGTAGTAAAAACGGGAGCGCACTGGATATGATTATCAGCAGGGCGGCGACAAATGAGGAGGTCGCGAGTAACCACCCTCTTCGGTCACTCACAGAATCCTCGGGTTCGCTCACGAGAGGAGTGTGGTTCGAGGAATATTATATGTCTGTGTGTTTGATAGACGGAGGCTATGTGTCGTTGCTATTCGACGACTGCTGCCGCAAACCAAACCGGTACGAATAGTAGAGTGACAAGACGTTAACGAAGACCGGCGGCTACGTGACAGGCGGGTCGGCTGGGGCGTATGTGGTGCTGGTGGGAGCCGCATATCTGATAGCACCTGGACTGGCTGCGAGCGCGGGGGTCGCGACGATACAGGGAATAGTGGTCGCGATCGGCGGGCTGCTGCACGTTCGACGGGGGCGCTCGCTCACGATGATAGACAGCGAGAGCGAAGCTCAGGTATCGACCGAATAGCAGTAGTCGGTAGTACGGGGCGTTATTCAGTACTACCTGTATCTCTACGACCGCTTCGACTCGTCAAAATTCTAGCGACTGATAGCAATACGTGTGAAAAAGTGCTGACGCTTATCGAAACCAACGCTCCAAGACTAAGCATCATGGGTACAAATACCCAGATAGGGACCGTTCCAATGCTGGTTGTGGGTATTTCACTCATGCCGGAGCTGAGAGCGTTCCAAACTGTACTGAGAGTGAATATGCTCACCAGTATACGCCAGACTTGGGCGGCACGATAGAGAGGCAAATGGGCTTGGCGAAAGGACATCCGCCAATCATAGACTCGAATACTGAGTACGAAGAAAACCACGACGAGAGTTAGAACCACCAGGTCAAGAACAAGCAGAACAGCAAAAGCAAATAGAGCATATGGATGGGTTCCCCCGAGTACTATGGCTTGGAATGCTATTGGTGTAACCCAGAGAAAGAAGCTCAACCCTGCGAGCGGGATGAGGACGATCCCCAAGGGAAAGTGGATTGGATCCTCGGCACCCTTTTCGAGAACCTCGGTAGCAAAGTTGGCGGTGCTGTCGATGATTCCCATATTTGTGACCAAGAATCAAATTGTCAAAAGCGTTCATGGGACAGAGTAAAAGGGGTCCACACTGAGCGAGAGAATTGCACCCACAATAACTGATAGAGCGAATGTCGTAGTTGTCCCCTGACTACGATGCCTGCTGTTTCTGTGGATTGTGTGATTCGTTGTGGTAGTAATTGCTTAGTATTGTCAAATTGGTTTGCGCAGAAAACTTATCACCAATTCGAACACACGTCTGCATGATGTGAATACATCCTATGATAACGGACAATGGAGTACGGGTTCGTGGCTAAGTCTTACTAGTAGAGCGATCGGGGTCCTTGCTGGGATCGCTGGTCTATTGGGTGCAAGCTATTTGATAGCCACATCTGTGCTTCCCTATTTCTTCTCTGATAGCGCTGCCCAGGATGCACCAATTTTCTTGATTTGGTCGATTGTCCTTATCGGACTCTCATTCGGGGCTGGGTACGTAGCATGGAATGAGAAGCTGTGGGCCGTTTGGGGGTTCGCTATAGCAATTTCTGTACTTTCGGTAGTCACTCTATTCAGTTTTGGAGCAGTGGCTATTCCGCTTGCTACTCTTCTACTGATCGCTGCGATACTGTCGACTGTCGATCAGATGTTCTGAATTGTGAGTTGTCAACAAATCATTTGCTAGAGTCGTTGTCCGTCTGACGTGAGACGATAAGCTAGATATGGCGAGATTGAGAGCGTGGATGTAACTCAAGAACGTGAACCGATGTCCGGGAGAAGACCCCGGACAGCCGCGTGCATAACACAGTGGGTGACAGATATCTCTGAGATTGGTCAAGGGTGTACAGAAGGGACGTCACGCTAAGAGGGGGTACATCCTTTTCGCGTAGACATCTCACTCTGGAGTTGCTACATTGGTCTGAGACCACCTTTCCTCACCATCGCGAGCGCATGGCGGCGACGAACCCGAGGAGCAAAAGCAGTGCATAGCCGGGAATGTAGTTGGCGAAGTAGACTAGAAAGAGTCCAAGCGACCCCAGCACCACCAGTATGCTGTCCAGTCTATTTGTTGCCTCTGAGAGAGGCTTCACGGCTGGATAGCTCACAAGAGCGGAAAACGAAAGGACACCGAGTACCTCCGGGAGCAGACTCACTGTCGAGAGTGAAGCATGGTTGCAGCCATCGTAGTAGACGATCTCATTGATGCCCACAGACATGACCCGGAAGTCCCTCCCCAACAGACTGGCTATCTGATCAAGAGTGTTGGTGTGGATACAAGCCGCTAATGTGGCAGAGCCCCTGACTGCGAATACCCCACCAATGATGAGAGCAACACTTACAGCAAGCAGGTAAGTGAAACCCCTCGACGAACGGAGCCAGGTCATTCTATTCCAGAGAACAATACCGTACATAAAAAGCCATACGAGAGCTACCGCGCTGCTGGAATGAGACGACAACCGCATTGTAGAGTACTGAGAGCAGGATAATCGATTAGAGACAGATGTGTTCATTCCCCGAATGGTAGTCGGTCATCATGCATTCGACGACCCAGAGCAATTGGTATACCACACACCTCGTACCGAGTGAGCCCCTCAATGGGCATACCAAACGCGGGGAACGGCGGCGAGGCTTTTTATTGGATAACGTGACCACCGACCCCATGCACCCTCAGGATCGGTTGCTTTTCGCCGAGGCGCTCATTGCCTTCGCTGGCGACGCTCGCGATCTCACTGTCCGACAGCAACGAGCCTGGGAGCTCGCCGACCAACTGCTCACCGATGCAGACATCCCGAAAGAAGCGCTCGTTATGCAGGTCGACGAAGAGTGGTCAGGGCCGCTGGATTAGAGCGATTCGCAGGCCTCACCGTCGTCATCAGCGTCCAGACCGGATGGGTCGCTCGGGTCGCTATCGTAGACCTGTTGAGCGGCCTCCTGGCTATCGAAGTCCCCACAATCGTAGGGGTCGCTCGCGTCGCCGCTCGGTGTTGGGGTTGTGACCCCGCCACCACTGCCACCGTTGTCGGATTCAGGTTCTGGGGTCGGAGTAGGCGTCGCGGTTTCCTCGGTGTCGAAGTCCCAGAGCCCGACATCGTTCGAGCGCGCCTCTTCTTCAGTGCTATCGAAGTCCTCACGCAGCGAGAGCGAGGAGTCGTAGACGCGGGCGTAGCCATCCTCGAGTAGCTGCTGGTTGAAGTTCGTCTCACCAAGGTAGATGTACGCGAGCAGGCGACCGTAGCTCCCGCGACGATCGCCCTCGTCGTCGGTCACCACACGAACAGTCTCGCCTTCTAGTTGATTGGTTGCGTAGTCGCTGGCCTGCTGACCCCAGTTGTAGAGGTGGTCACGTGCAGCCTGGGTGTCAGGAATCCCCTCGTATTCGTCAGGTGAGACGTCACCGAGCGATGTTTCGGGTGTATCGACACCAATGAATCGGATGGTGTCGGTCTCGCCATCCTCGAACTCGACCTCAACGGTGTCGCCATCGATCACGCGCGTGACCGTCGCCCGACGAGCGTCACCTGAAACCCCTGATGGGACCGAGACATCAGGTTCCGGGGTTTCCGTTGCGGTTGGTGTCGGTGTCGGCGTCGGGGTAGGAGTGGGCGTTGGCGTTGCAGTCGGGGTCGGAGTCGGAGTAGCGGTAGGCGTTGGTGCTGGGGTCGGAGTAGCGGTCGCAGTGGCCGTTGATGTGGGTGTTGCGGTTGCAGTGGCCGTCGCGGTCGACGTTCGTGTCTGAGTCTGTGTCGCTGTTTGGGTGCTCGTTGCTGTTGCCGTCGACGTTGCTGTCGAAGTGACGGTTGGAGTCGAGGTCGCTGTAGCGGTCGTCGCCTCCGTCGCTGTGGCGGTCGTTGATGGTGCGCTCGCCGCAGTTTCGGTATCGGGGACGTCCGTTTGCTCTCCATTGGCCTCGCCAGTGACAACGGCGGTACTTCCCGATTCCGAACCGGTGCCACCACAGCCCGCAAGAACGAGGGCAGCAATGAGAACGAGCGAAAGCAGTGTTCGATTCATCTGATTATTGTTCTTAAAACAACCACTATGAGTGTTTGGGTGTCTCAACTCTACGCGCTCGCATCAGAGAGGGAATTGTGGCCTAACCATACTCGTAGTTACCCCACTCACCGGGGTTAGTTCTACTACGTGGGGTAAATTCCAAGCCGTAGTCTCCTATCGGGTGGTACCAGCGAGAGTCGAGTCAACAGGAGACTTATACTACTTGGAAGGCTTTCTTTCGGTATGAACCTCGAAGAGACAGTTGATTATCTTGCCGAGGAGCTCGACCTTGAACGTAGCGAGCACGTTCGCGAAGTCGGACAGTCGGTCGCAGAACTTCGCGACTGAACTGGTCAGAACAGTTCTCTGAAATCCCGTTCAACGAGACCTGTCTCCAAATACTGGATGAACTCCTGCTTTGAGGGCCCTGATTTCATATTGCGCTCAGCAGCGCTCTACTCACCCGAGGAGGGACAGGTCTGAGAGCCGGTCGACGAGAACTTCTGTCGCTTCTTCGGCATCCTCAAACTGCTTGCAGCCCGTGATGACGGTCTTCCCCGAGCCAAATAGGAGTGCAACAACTTTGGGTTCCTCCAACCGATAGACGAGTCCTGGGAACTGTTCCGGCTCGTATTCGATGGCTTCGAGCCCGAGGCCGATCGCGATCGCGTTGAGATTGAGTGTTGCACCAAGATCCCCACTCACAACGATGTTCTGAACGGTAATGGTCGGATTATCGTTCACCCTGAGACCCAGGTTGCTGAGTGTTTCAAACGTTGACGCGAGCGCTTCGTGGACTCCGTCGACAGAGTCAGCCCCAGTACAAACCAACTTCCCGGAGCGGAAGATCAGCGCTGTTGCGTGTGGTTCCTCGATTCGATAGATAAGACCAGGAAACTGCTCTGGATCGAAGTCGACACCCTCAAGATCAGTTACCAATGCCTCGAGATCGATTTCTTGGCCGATCGCCGATGAGGCAACGACGTTCTGAATCTCGAGAGCCTCAATGTACGGCTCGACATCCGAGCGCTCAACCATGGGGGTCGTCTAGACTGTGCAATAACAGCCTTAAATAACCATATACCACGGGGACGCTGGGTTCGCTGCGGTCAGCTGCTTGGAGCGCTCTTCTTAATCGTCGGTTGGAGTGATGTAGACTTCCTCATCGACGTAGTAGACATGTCCACGACGATAGAGCACGTCCAACACATAGGTTGCGTCGGCTTCAGTGAACGCTTCGTCCGCAACGAGAACAGCTTTGGCCTCCTCTTTCGTGAAGTCCGCTTCCGAAAACTCGTATTCCATCCTCAGCGTTCTCATCGTTTTGGTCGTCTTGGGCTGCTTCGGATAAGATGTCGAGAGCATCCTGAGCCAGCGGTGACAGTCGGCGCTCCCAACTTATACACAATATTTGGGTCCAAGAGCATGAATCTCTGGATATTTCAGATCAACTGATCCCGACTATTTGGACACAAGGATTCAAGACCGTCGCTGAAATAC carries:
- a CDS encoding winged helix-turn-helix domain-containing protein, whose translation is MDDGDDASAPADLLPADAFALLGNEHRVRILQALLDILRTEKEYPASFSALQAEAGADVSSQFSYHLDELTGHFLKHTNEGYAFRYAGWKVATAILAGIYNQRDEFAATSIAGTCPRCETDALEATYQDEWMEIDCRACETRLTRYPFPPGGLAGRSPSEFLHTFDQHVRTHMRLAREGVCPACFGPMKPFVERNDSDTTASRDAGYKCTRCGNRLYPSIGMLLLNEKPVREFLRNRELPVDVAPFWEIGFCVDDRCTVVTCKDPWRCEVQVAADSDTLILELNEHLKVISTSILDNSAI
- a CDS encoding MFS transporter, producing the protein MLTGKWQRPPLFVLKYYAYRATVTFGFFWPVFTIFLLDRGLSYTQIGLLNSLSAGIIVIGEIPSGYIGDRIGRRNSILVGSGLLSVSLIGFTVVKTFLAFAVLWVFWGLGSAFQSGSDDAWLYEALEDRSDESQYTRIRGRGGSVNQWMTAGTTLVAGGLYSLNPRLPFLAGGLLVASSIPVLLSLPKAGENETEDDRFTVLDALPVLRRRLTQPPLRSFVVYMALFFGIISAADEFIQPIATQALFLSPTGLGPLYAGFTVTAAIASYFAGDIEKLLSTQWAILLVPTLVGVFFIVPLLAPLAAFPLFFVMKSANVVVRPIATNYINRHAESVGRATILSAASMAYALVRLPMKPLSGVVADATTPIAAVAALGGVFLLGGTIVVLWETPVSDIRGKVSESTD
- a CDS encoding NUDIX hydrolase; translated protein: MVVRDRNKALLIKRAIPPDVGAWASPGGALEPDEPPALGAARELREETNLEVDPAALTLLDTRHSSLNEKYVLSIGYVVDYSHTDGDVAAASEVSDARFFTLPEAQEIRDQMRDYTRVVNSFEHWKKGNQTVVLG
- a CDS encoding alkaline phosphatase family protein, whose amino-acid sequence is MLHESVAEDLRKDELAPGFVRPAWEDYCFANIPDTVLSLFGEEADRSLPETVFENVATDIEHVVLAFVDGFGWNHFQRARDEHSFLTKLAKHATVTPLTAGYPSATAAAISTIHTGQQPVEHGILGWNTHVESLGGTVQALLFANRDRTALSEVRENTDATALIDERTIYERLDAESLLVLPKGIGGNPYDAQVNGGAQIRNYEDTVQAAYQVREHLEHAKEPTYCYCYLPNVDSISHKEGVSHDQTDAQLGSICYALEREVVEKLDPTVAERTLLLLVADHGQIDTVPKERISKRTLDVDAHLKTDGSSEPIPIQGGPRNLQFHVREGHQGLLRTKLEKELAMLDPLVFGREQIIDMGLFGDREPSKYFNQRCPDLLVIPRRGYVESDNSLSKIGMHSGLHPDEMLVPFAAARVDSLRT
- a CDS encoding thermonuclease family protein, translated to MIDGDTVEVEFEDGETDTIRFIGVDTPETSLGDVSPDEYEGIPDTQAARDHLYNWGQQASDYATNQLEGETVRVVTDDEGDRRGSYGRLLAYIYLGETNFNQQLLEDGYARVYDSSLSLREDFDSTEEEARSNDVGLWDFDTEETATPTPTPEPESDNGGSGGGVTTPTPSGDASDPYDCGDFDSQEAAQQVYDSDPSDPSGLDADDDGEACESL
- a CDS encoding TATA-box-binding protein; translation: MVERSDVEPYIEALEIQNVVASSAIGQEIDLEALVTDLEGVDFDPEQFPGLIYRIEEPHATALIFRSGKLVCTGADSVDGVHEALASTFETLSNLGLRVNDNPTITVQNIVVSGDLGATLNLNAIAIGLGLEAIEYEPEQFPGLVYRLEEPKVVALLFGSGKTVITGCKQFEDAEEATEVLVDRLSDLSLLG